The following are encoded in a window of Pectinophora gossypiella chromosome 8, ilPecGoss1.1, whole genome shotgun sequence genomic DNA:
- the LOC126368681 gene encoding uncharacterized protein LOC126368681 isoform X2: MMGMLWVVLFVALTGAPLGQGLPLRSTPQAYPHDTSGDSLVEAWGSTGGLYAALPALALVITAIGFLFGCTWCYRHKDCKPNEGADNQLFTASATHLHDARRQPAPDSGFSEPVNNNISEDNNNGPISLREMQNIANNNAAAYIVSENEERNRVSRESVVEFEPLPSGIRAVDPLEHCADWFGGEDLPRNRLQYLREIGRGWFGRVVEGEIEDEGATSTVAVKILNQNASLEDKARFLDEAKIYRDVTHENILAFIAKCLQEDPWILMFELCSMDLQQYLIQNRPKMAILNEGGVPLQLMCDVTSALAHLHSRGYLYGNVSSTTVLVRSPTGSAPRAVLGSYVTAETPHEFTAPETRRHPPLHTMSSEVWSLGTLIWEVCAWGAGVPPQQPPPPDLPCPYRDHLYQVMQLCWNPTAESRPTSAQVQALLNHLHTTHATAHSANDAAPDHGYGSSDFEERWQRLKPNTIPKIDEHVALVHAPSTSMASHFTGSEEFDNAPTTQDTLSVDMDTAVSRSSSIMSDKDPLSVQIKSESLTNLHGSLEDVRNIYLTHNETALLECHQGNISLEEREKEQDRSDSSVDPWVKDLIAGSQDDVSYYKDVSDVIKNLDNILNSEKTSSSESSHQASPSRDNLSLDCKKDYPVQSSMVKSPGITNFQNILELGFNAQPEEPCDEDEEVDRETIGTLSHSFERHSDTLSQHTLENLTPDTPIKDMDIVSKIEDERKETNASTETTRHDTELPKEKIDSSDKKLPKLKDLCVVSLSSVSETNEQLNVREDCETSCDSNLDEIVRTQVKPKSIDNTVQNDQEKSIVEAIEGKLIQESEATKENNIDELIEEKGEELNNVENVILPNVVNDIAVNLLENEVIQPAVEIVSKILQENENAVQKELPPELGLREINRTEIVAIASNDNLKEITNALIDEERKVFCEPENKHEIKVESLPSLDKQEDSSSSPRNTPEPVQIIDKEEHTEPTQNIDTEKAETAENYKVTRAPVLPSETVQNVAQEEIEEKNVVKDTEIIEVEDNATSNIVATKAQSNDSTAYMDLINYTSSEIDNNSEILQDSNVKKIIQSCLDQPDKDTNCSIIRNESTVYLDLPSMLKDTHDFLHSERITSQIVESNDVICASTPKGSECSADNILEGSVKENENSDLSVTKIPDDATVKSEQKFVADILSPFDSPTKSHPTDTYDENSSVVLGPFENCTIEYKGVKTEVDLPKEELLAFSSNFSEINLETPSPLRDGNFLNEVPDIVPDDLQFDDLTLSEAKKEVLTDNTDETDKSGTTKHVSPSTPPNSPGIYLASTSQQKYLVDIDLEPPEPSYPPIETDSGLSSLQKEIDLNQIELQITTKLAMAENENNLNIEYSGPLTVEGLVSEEDAVLRESDAMPEAFLAGNGGSVEDNCGFSLDEECVKALRNELELKLPLAQVAGIEPAEAEWGELPPPPELVLSYSAAPPALSPIAEETRHQLSAYENDAWNTSNRTDSSESYPEPCNDSTAEVTDLPTGAVGSNDHSTYTILSKESKHDTYTIQKDIPTSKEATMSADSLNGSPYKKPKAPSPIDDRTYNKNEDEKVSNCERISQVSPFLMSPTTETSAPDSVDNATGVSTLSKTTLPTDAKHSKPSECLSKATSIDSWCSNDTLYNVEENFDDLVMDADIAEFENERPELMKSASTETLTRNDEEKEHSHCSTYIVHDSKSEACETFSPDSITANDNYTYTKAKTELAGATPSVLTKSEVNDSTKNTTKDLAYGTLPSYSNCTTELVSGIDEHWRFQQPELVRRSPIADQAIFTPPRFTEIKESLPNDSPQITTEPVKKMDSIDITCLQDDINSHKSESSDSQILIDIESPQCNYRNDMAPSVTSTPLTEAVIEDDNVEVIHMQLPEESESAESLINSIPNFQTFLQSAEIRPQDISSASCEQLNSQDTGLLLEGESRTLSRDSNRDSMVVSDRTPTYSDFESSAVMKPQELNSRDKSSQSMESGMSSGDFRQFENSVRACPQDLSSLIDASSLFLTNERKVSEVEPNNESDQNSQPRRSVESIQTVDASSPVITNLIESHHLIPNITYNMVVTDLDEEETDQPHSIIITEVPQAPKEFKNKEVTLCKGVEPPKEAVEELKESPNRTFDSHTEINNLNHTYDSHTVVSPVISSQETSKPETKVNDREPRVNGVDDATKEIKHHAEKSPKTEIKETKIQTDSEKELPNGSVTGLAKEITCNGNGQNYATVHFLNETFEELLESNVDDSKNVKLPEPSLEETSAIELESPDVKGDEKTHENNVEKVSDLVNGVEDKVIPVTEDFLQNEKKFCTLDSYFPLLSDIRFTGPATEIMSTSFTQDSPTEPVSPECEQDNKPDAAADIVKEWDSDSESHSSNSSSGEFIWKDGDGHETAVVPTTHFDHQKGGSQPSAPPPGDAAPSGAASEGSADSGSGSEGDEVEFVPSSWDCRAAPAKSSLRSLEQAPPTDGKKRVVFKRQKYHCVYEYPRELTEVDTHSPAYLPDLSTYCEWDPSSAEEAELGYGQLYGAPMDMYQLRSGIAFGSDYDEDFFISSSARPFESLGIMSTTSQFFPGMHVKPQLLEHDLDDADDFPPPPSPLAPTALTQTRTPSLDFTTPDSGVEDFTPGSTTTEEDFKTKKIPESEVSQCWKPIDSGSSSESVSPSSPGGEALGGLRHTRDKLKLDLPPSPHIPSPRHNRVFNFVLDKPKRHRIPDERPAETPLVMTDETPIVTTSLAIQKDAEDVTVPEPTFSTFGKGHANQKNVEPENSDQKIILTDEIEEETAEVKEESPVKVEAVKGEGTVLDSGDEDSGIESSSKATLERKTPNVS; this comes from the exons GTGGTAGAAGGCGAAATCGAGGACGAAGGTGCGACGTCGACGGTAGCGGTAAAGATACTCAACCAGAACGCGTCGCTGGAAGACAAGGCGCGGTTCCTTGACGAAGCCAAAATATATCGTGACGTCACACACGAAAACATCCTCGCCTTCATAGCCAAATGTCTGCAGGAAGACCCTTGGATACTCATGTTTGAGCTATGCTCGATG GATCTCCAGCAGTACCTGATACAGAACCGTCCGAAGATGGCGATATTGAACGAGGGCGGCGTGCCGTTGCAGTTGATGTGTGACGTCACGTCCGCGCTTGCGCACTTGCACTCGAGAGGATACTTATATGG CAACGTAAGCAGCACTACGGTTCTGGTCCGCTCACCGACCGGCAGCGCACCCCGGGCAGTACTGGGCAGCTACGTCACAGCTGAGACGCCACACGAGTTCACCGCGCCAGAGACGCGCCGCCATCCACCTTTGCACACG ATGTCCAGCGAAGTATGGTCGCTAGGCACGTTGATATGGGAGGTGTGCGCGTGGGGCGCCGGCGTGCCGCCGCAGCAGCCGCCGCCGCCTGACCTGCCCTGTCCGTATCGCGACCATCT ATACCAAGTAATGCAGCTGTGTTGGAACCCGACCGCGGAGTCTCGACCGACGTCGGCGCAGGTGCAGGCGCTACTCAACCACTTGCACACGACACATGCGACCGCCCACAGCGCTAACGACGCCGCGCCAGACCACGGCTATGGCAGCAGCGATTTTGAAGAGCGCTGGCAAAGACTCAAGCCCAACACCATCCCCAAAATAGACGAACACGTGGCCCTCGTCCACGCCCCCTCCACCTCCATGGCCTCGCATTTCACCGGCTCTGAGGAATTCGACAATGCGCCCACCACGCAGGACACCCTCAGCGTCGACATGGATACTGCTGTCTCGCGCTCGAGCAGCATCATGTCTGACAAAGATCCCCTCTCCGTTCAAATCAAATCCGAAAGTCTGACCAATCTCCACGGTTCCCTAGAAGACGTCCGTAACATCTACCTCACGCACAATGAAACCGCTCTACTGGAATGCCATCAAGGTAATATAAGCCTCGAAGAGAGGGAGAAGGAACAAGACCGTTCCGACAGCTCGGTTGATCCGTGGGTCAAAGACCTCATAGCGGGCAGTCAGGATGACGTCAGCTACTATAAAGATGTGAGCGATGTCATAAAGAATCTCGATAACATCCTCAACTCGGAGAAAACTTCCAGTTCCGAGTCGAGTCACCAGGCCAGTCCGTCGAGAGATAACCTGAGTTTGGACTGCAAAAAAGATTACCCGGTTCAATCGAGCATGGTTAAATCTCCGGGTATCACCAATTTCCAAAACATTCTTGAATTGGGCTTCAATGCTCAACCGGAAGAACCTTGTGATGAGGATGAAGAGGTGGACAGGGAGACTATCGGGACTCTCAGTCATTCGTTTGAGCGTCATAGCGACACACTCAGTCAACACACGTTGGAGAACCTAACTCCTGACACGCCCATTAAGGATATGGACATTGTTAGCAAAATTGAAGACGAGAGAAAGGAAACAAATGCATCTACAGAAACGACGCGTCATGACACGGAACTgccaaaagaaaaaatagataGTAGTGATAAAAAATTACCGAAGTTAAAGGATTTATGTGTAGTCTCATTATCTAGTGTAAGCGAAACAAATGAACAATTGAATGTAAGAGAAGACTGTGAAACATCGTGTGATAGTAACTTAGATGAAATCGTTAGGACTCAAGTGAAACCTAAGTCAATAGATAATACAGTTCAAAATGATCAAGAGAAATCAATTGTAGAAGCTATTGAAGGAAAATTGATACAAGAATCAGAAGCGACAAAAGAGAATAACATAGACGAACTAATTGAAGAAAAAGGAGAAGAATTGAATAATGTTGAAAACGTAATCTTGCCGAATGTTGTGAACGACATAGCTGTCAATTTACTTGAAAATGAAGTTATTCAACCAGCTGTGGAAATagtttcaaaaatattacagGAAAATGAAAATGCTGTTCAGAAAGAATTACCACCAGAACTAGGTTTAAGAGAAATTAATAGAACTGAAATCGTAGCTATAGCGTCCAATGATAATTTAAAGGAAATCACAAATGCTTTAATTGATGAAGAAAGGAAAGTTTTTTGTGAACCagaaaataaacatgaaattaAAGTTGAATCTCTCCCGTCATTGGATAAGCAAGAAGACTCATCATCTTCACCTAGAAACACACCTGAGCCagtacaaataattgataagGAGGAGCATACAGAACCAACTCAAAATATTGACACTGAAAAGGCTGAAACTGCAGAAAACTATAAAGTAACACGCGCTCCAGTGTTGCCATCTGAAACAGTACAAAATGTTGCCCAAGAAGAAATTGAAGAAAAAAACGTTGTAAAAGATACAGAAATTATTGAAGTTGAAGATAATGCAACATCTAATATAGTAGCTACGAAAGCGCAGTCAAACGACAGCACTGCGTACATGGATCTCATTAATTATACTTCTAGTGAAATCGATAACAATAGTGAAATTCTACAAGACAGCAATGTGAAGAAGATCATACAGTCTTGCCTAGACCAGCCTGATAAAGATACTAATTGTTCTATAATCAGGAACGAGTCGACAGTGTACTTAGATCTGCCTAGTATGTTAAAAGATACGCACGACTTTTTACATTCGGAAAGAATAACTAGTCAAATTGTTGAATCTAATGATGTAATTTGCGCGAGCACGCCTAAGGGAAGCGAGTGTTCTGCTGATAATATTCTAGAAGGTTCTGTGAAAGAGAATGAGAACTCAGACTTATCAGTGACAAAGATCCCTGATGACGCGACTGTTAAATCTGAACAAAAGTTTGTGGCGGACATACTTAGTCCATTTGATTCGCCAACTAAAAGCCATCCAACAGACACTTACGATGAAAACAGTTCTGTTGTATTAGGTCCGTTCGAAAATTGCACAATCGAATACAAAGGTGTCAAAACTGAAGTCGATTTACCGAAAGAAGAGTTGTTGGCGTTCTCTTCTAACTTTAGCGAGATAAACCTTGAAACGCCTTCGCCGCTGCGCGACGGAAACTTCTTGAACGAAGTGCCAGACATCGTTCCTGATGATTTACAATTCGACGATTTGACTCTGAGTGAAGCGAAGAAAGAGGTACTCACGGATAACACTGATGAAACTGACAAATCAGGTACAACAAAACACGTGTCGCCGTCCACGCCTCCAAACTCGCCAGGCATATATTTAGCCTCCACTTCTCAACAAAAGTACTTAGTAGATATAGATTTGGAGCCGCCTGAGCCGTCTTATCCCCCCATAGAAACTGATTCTGGTCTGAGCTCGTTGCAGAAAGAGATAGACTTAAATCAAATTGAGCTGCAGATCACTACTAAGCTAGCGATGGCAGAGAATGAGAATAATTTGAATATAGAGTATTCTGGGCCACTTACTGTGGAAGGTTTAGTGTCGGAAGAAGACGCAGTTCTGAGAGAGAGTGACGCGATGCCTGAAGCTTTTCTGGCTGGTAACGGAGGATCAGTGGAAGACAATTGCGGCTTCAGCTTGGATGAAGAGTGTGTCAAAGCGCTGCGGAATGAACTGGAATTGAAGCTACCTTTAGCGCAG GTGGCAGGTATCGAGCCAGCCGAGGCAGAGTGGGGCGAGCTGCCTCCACCACCAGAACTAGTCCTAAGTTACAGTGCGGCGCCGCCCGCACTTAGCCCCATCGCTGAAGAGACGCGCCACCAGTTAAGCGCATACGAAAATGACGCAT GGAACACATCTAACCGCACAGATTCGTCGGAAAGCTACCCGGAGCCGTGCAACGACTCGACCGCGGAGGTCACTGACCTGCCCACGGGCGCCGTCGGCTCCAACGACCACTCCACGTACACCATCCTCTCCAAGGAATCCAAGCACGATACCTATACTATACAAAAGGATATACCTACTAGCAAGGA AGCTACAATGAGCGCCGACAGTCTAAACGGTAGTCCTTACAAAAAGCCCAAAGCGCCGTCCCCAATTGACGACAGAACATACAACAAGAACGAAGACGAGAAAGTATCGAACTGCGAGCGGATCTCACAAGTTTCGCCATTCTTGATGAGTCCCACCACCGAGACGTCCGCGCCCGACTCCGTCGACAACGCTACTGGAGTGTCCACACTGTCCAAGACCACACTCCCGACAGATGCGAAACACTCCAAACCCTCGGAATGTCTCTCCAAAGCGACAAGCATCGACTCCTGGTGCTCGAACGATACTCTCTACAATGTAGAAGAGAACTTCGACGACCTAGTCATGGACGCCGACATTGCAGAATTCGAAAACGAAAGACCAGAATTGATGAAAAGCGCCAGCACCGAGACGCTAACCCGTAACGATGAAGAGAAGGAACACAGTCATTGTTCCACTTACATCGTGCATGACAGCAAATCCGAAGCCTGCGAGACATTCTCGCCGGATTCTATCACAGCCAACGACAACTATACTTACACAAAAGCGAAGACGGAATTAGCAGGCGCTACCCCGTCAGTTCTTACTAAATCCGAAGTAAACGATTCGACTAAGAATACGACTAAAGACCTGGCGTATGGTACTTTACCGTCATATTCGAACTGTACTACGGAGCTGGTATCTGGCATAGACGAGCATTGGAGATTCCAACAACCTGAACTAGTGAGACGATCTCCTATCGCAGACCAAGCCATTTTCACTCCGCCTAGATTCACTGAAATCAAAGAATCATTACCAAACGATAGTCCCCAGATAACTACTGAGCCTGTGAAGAAAATGGATAGTATTGACATTACCTGTCTCCAAGATGATATCAATAGCCATAAGTCTGAGAGCTCGGATAGCCAGATTTTAATCGACATTGAAAGTCCGCAATGTAACTACAGAAACGACATGGCACCGTCCGTTACTAGTACACCTTTGACCGAAGCTGTAATTGAAGATGATAATGTAGAGGTTATACATATGCAGCTGCCAGAGGAATCTGAAAGCGCTGAGTCTTTAATTAATAGTATTCCGAACTTCCAGACTTTTTTGCAATCAGCTGAGATCAGGCCGCAGGATATCTCGTCAGCTTCTTGTGAACAATTAAACAGTCAAGATACAGGATTATTGCTTGAAGGTGAAAGCAGGACACTGAGTAGGGACAGCAATAGAGACAGCATGGTCGTGTCTGATCGAACGCCGACTTATTCCGATTTCGAAAGCTCTGCTGTTATGAAACCTCAAGAACTTAATTCAAGGGATAAGTCTAGTCAAAGTATGGAAAGCGGCATGAGTTCGGGGGACTTCAGACAATTCGAGAACTCCGTTAGGGCTTGTCCTCAAGACCTTTCTTCTTTAATTGATGCAAGTTCACTTTTTCTGACTAACGAGAGAAAAGTGAGCGAAGTCGAACCTAACAATGAATCGGATCAGAATAGTCAACCGAGACGGAGTGTCGAATCAATTCAAACTGTGGACGCAAGTTCACCAGTTATTACGAATTTAATCGAATCTCACCATCTAATACCTAATATAACTTATAACATGGTTGTGACTGACTTAGATGAAGAAGAAACCGATCAACCACATTCAATTATCATCACAGAAGTGCCGCAGGCaccaaaagaatttaaaaacaaagagGTTACTCTATGTAAAGGAGTAGAACCTCCCAAAGAAGCTGTAGAAGAGTTAAAAGAAAGTCCGAATAGAACCTTCGACTCCCATACTGAAATTAATAATTTGAATCACACTTACGATTCCCACACTGTGGTCTCACCAGTTATATCTTCGCAAGAAACCTCTAAACCCGAAACTAAAGTCAATGATCGCGAACCTAGGGTCAACGGAGTTGATGACGCCACGAAAGAAATAAAGCATCACGCCGAAAAATCAccaaaaacagaaataaaagaaACTAAAATCCAAACAGATTCAGAAAAAGAATTACCCAATGGATCAGTCACTGGTTTAGCAAAAGAAATAACATGCAATGGGAATGGTCAAAACTACGCGACAgttcattttttaaatgaaactttTGAAGAACTGTTGGAAAGCAATGTTGATGACAGTAAGAATGTTAAACTACCAGAGCCTAGTCTTGAAGAAACCAGTGCTATTGAGTTAGAGAGTCCTGACGTGAAAGGAGACGAGAAAACGCATGAAAACAATGTAGAGAAGGTATCAGACCTGGTGAATGGAGTGGAAGATAAAGTAATTCCAGTTACAGaggattttttacaaaatgagaaGAAGTTTTGCACGCTAGATTCGTATTTTCCTCTGTTAAGTGATATCAGGTTCACTG gTCCAGCAACAGAAATAATGAGCACGTCGTTCACACAAGACTCACCGACGGAGCCTGTATCACCCGAGTGCGAGCAGGACAACAAACCCGACGCGGCCGCTGATATCGTAAAAGAGTGGGACAGCGATAGCGAGTCCCACTCCAGCAATTCTTCCAGTGGAGAGTTTATTTGGAAG GACGGTGACGGACACGAGACGGCCGTCGTGCCAACCACGCACTTCGACCAT CAGAAAGGCGGGTCACAGCCGAGTGCGCCGCCTCCGGGCGACGCTGCGCCAAGCGGGGCGGCGTCCGAGGGTTCTGCGGACTCGGGCTCCGGCAGCGAGGGCGACGAGGTAGAGTTCGTGCCTTCCTCCTGGGATTGCCGCGCCGCTCCCGCCAAGTCCTCATTGCGGAGCCTCGAACAAGCGCCGCCTACT GACGGCAAGAAGCGTGTGGTGTTCAAGCGCCAGAAATACCATTGCGTGTACGAGTACCCGCGGGAGCTTACCGAAGTGGACACACACTCGCCCGCCTACCTGCCCGACCTGTCCACCTACTGCG AGTGGGACCCATCGAGCGCCGAGGAAGCGGAGCTGGGCTATGGGCAGTTGTATGGAGCGCCCATGGACATGTACCAGCTGCGATCCGGCATTGCCTTCGGTTCGG aCTACGACGAAGATTTCTTCATATCGTCGTCGGCGCGGCCGTTCGAAAGCCTTGGCATCATGTCCACGACAAGCCAGTTCTTCCCCGGCATGCACGTGAAGCCGCAGCTGCTGGAGCACGACCTCGACGACGCCGACGACTTCCCCCCGCCCCCCTCACCGCTCGCACCCACCGCCCTCACCCAGACCAGAACACCATCCCTCGACTTCACCACCCCCGACTCCGGCGTCGAAGACTTCACGCCAGGATCCACCACCACAGAAGAAGACTTCAAGACCAAGAAAATCCCAGAAAGCGAGGTGAGTCAATGCTGGAAACCTATCGATAGCGGTAGCTCGAGCGAGTCCGTCAGCCCGAGTTCTCCCGGCGGCGAGGCTCTCGGCGGGCTCCGGCACACCAGAGACAAACTCAAGCTAGACCTGCCGCCCAGCCCGCACATACCATCGCCGAGACACAACAGAGTGTTCAACTTCGTGCTCGACAAGCCGAAGCGGCATCGCATCCCCGACGAGCGCCCGGCGGAGACCCCTCTCGTGATGACCGATGAGACCCCCATTGTAACCACGTCGTTGGCCATACAGAAGGACGCGGAAGACGTCACTGTTCCCGAACCGACGTTTTCCACCTTCGGAAAGGGTCACGCTAACCAAAAGAACGTAGAACCCGAAAACTCTGATCAGAAGATAATATTGACAGATGAAATAGAAGAAGAGACAGCCGAGGTGAAAGAGGAGAGTCCTGTAAAGGTGGAAGCTGTTAAGGGTGAGGGCACGGTGCTCGATAGTGGCGACGAGGACTCTGGCATTGAAAGCAGCTCCAAAGCCACACTCGAGAGGAAAACCCCAAACGTGTCGTAA